CTGAATTGATGCAAGTGTTGGTGACTGAAAATGAGAATGTTGAACTTTGTCGAGAACCATCAGCATTGGAAATTTTTGAGGCTATTTGTTCCATCCCAGTAGATAGTAGTCCGGATCCTGATGGATCTGGTTCGGGGTTTTATAGATCTTTTTGGCACATTGTTCAACAGGATGTTGTTGATGCAGCCAAAGAATTTTTCAGTAGTGTGATGCTTCCGAGGTTCTATACGGCTTCTTCACTAGTGCTTATTCCGAAAATTCCAAATCCAGATAGTTTTGACAAGTTTAGGCTCATAAGCTTGTACTCGGTATTTTACAAGGTATGCTCTAAAATTTTGGTTGATCGTTTGTCGATAATCTTAGCCAAAATTATTTTGCCAGAACAAGGGGCTTTTATTAAGGGTAGcaacatttttgaaaatattagtcttACACAAGAAATGATATATGGTTTGAATAAGAAGTCAAGGGGGAAATGTGATGATGAAGATCGATCTGGCTAAAGCTTATGATAGTATTAATTGGAGATTTCTCATGCATGTCTTAAGTTCCTTTGGTTTCTCGAATTGATTTTGTGGACTTATTAGACAATATATTACGACTCCATGGttctatgtaaatttaaatgGTATTTctaaaggtttttttaaaagtggaCGTTAAGGGTGCAAATCAGTTGGTTCGGTCCGGCGATGGATTGAATATTTTCGATCCATCATTTTTCAGACCGAACACCCATAGGGACTATACTGGACTGgtagctatcggtccggtccggtcccgtTGATCCATTTGGtccggccttttttttttaaatcaattaataaaaaaatttatttaaaatattaaattaaactaagtgacttattaatgtggattatgtaacaaactcaataaaaaaatattttatatggtcaatgataataaattatatgaaaatcacattattaatttatataattactatataattaactaattgatattatatattagttaattcatagaatattaataagtgttaataacatatttaaaattttatattgttaataatgATAGGTttgatgaagatatatataaaatattgttaatttatagaatagtaacaagtattaataacatatttaaaattttatattgttaattgtataattattatataaataatatatataatatttttttatttttatttttcatttggttcaGTCCAATCCGGAAAAATCCTGGAccttggaccggaccgaaacttttcggtcctTTAAAACGTGGACCGAGATCGAAGGATTTCAGTCTCGGTTCGGTCCGGAtcgaccgtttatcacccctagtgGACGTGGTTTGCGGCAGAGTGATCCgttatatacttatttattcaTTCTAGTGGAGGAAATATTATctagaatgttaaaaaaacaaatggtgtTGGGGAAGATTGCACCACTCTATCACCATAGAGGAGCTCCCATCATTTCTCATCTACTATATGCAGATGACATTGTCATCATCTTTGTGAATGGTGGTACAACTTCTTTAAAAGGTGTCAAACGTGTTAAAGGATTATGAAGATTGGTCTGGTCAAGTTGTAAACAAGACAAaatcttctatttattttgccAAGCAGATGACATTATCTAGATGCCAAAGGATTCTCCGTCTAACTGGTTTCACTGAGGgcgatttttctttcatttactTAGTTCCTATTGTTTCGGGTAGGCTACTTGCTGCTCATTTTGAGGGGTTGATTGATAAAGTGAGGTCTCGGCTGAAAGGGTGGAAGTCCAGAATTCTTTCTAATGGTGctagattattattattgaaacaTGTCTTGCAGAGCATACCTATTCATAGactttctaatttaataaactaatgAGCACATTTTTCTGGGGTGTTCGGGATGGGAAGCCAAAGCAAAAATGGAAAAGCATGGGATGAAATATGTAGGCCGACTTTTGAGGGTGGTCTTGGCCTTTGAAATTTACAGGAGGTGCAATCTTCGCTTCATAAGAAATTGTCACGCAATCTACTTCAAGGTTAGTCGATTTGGTCTCAATTTTTCTTATCCAAATATGTTGATCAGAAACAAATTATTTTGGTGGATGCTAGAAAGGGATCAAAATTCTGGAAAGTGTTGATGATGAACATGCCGGTTGTGCATCGGAATTCAAAGTGAAATATTAAGGAGGGGAAGGTgtttttttggcatgataagTGGCTTAGTGATGGACCGATTATTTCTCAACAAGAAGTTAGGGAGTTACCAAACTTACTATGGATTGATTGTAAGAATGCTAGTGGTTGGAATGTAGAGGTGTTTGACAGATTGGTTGGGGTGGAAAAATCAGATCAAATAATGGAGGAATTGGGAAGAATTAAAGTAGGGGCGGATGTATTGATATGGTTGCCAAATGCTAATGGTATGTTTTCTACACGTAGTGCATTGGAGTGTTTTCGTGTTTGTGCTCCTAAAATACCTTGGATGCAGTGGGTGTGGCATCCCTCGGTGCCCAGGAAAATGTCAATTCTAATGTGGAAGGCAATGCATGGATGTCTTTCAGTTGATGATCGAATTCGTAGAGCTGGGATTAATCTATCCTCCAAGTGTCATTGTTGTAATTCAGGGGGTTATGAGGATCATAATCATGTCCTTTCTACGGGGTCTTTTGTTGAAAGGGTATGAGATTTTTGCTCTTTACAGGTGGGGATGCCCATTATGGAAGGTCGATCATGGAGAGAAAAACTGGAAGGGTGGTATAGACAGGCTAAACAATCAAACCAGGTGGGACAACTTATTGGAATACTACCGACTATTATATCCTTGAGGCTTTGGGGATGTCGATGTAAGGCGCGAATGGAGGGTAGTTATGAATCTGTGCATAATGTTTGGGGTTCCATTAAATATTGGTTGGCGATGGTGGTAGAAATCAAAAGAAATGCACACTTGAGTCGACATGATGAGGATATTCTGAAGAGTTTGTCCCTACCTATTAAACTGAGAAAGAAAGAGTCTATACAGGTTGTTAAATGGAATCCTCCTCCACCTGGTTGGTTAAAACTCAATGTCGACGGCAGCTCGTTGGGAAATCCAGGTGTATCTGGGGCTGGAGGAGCTATATGTGATTCAAAGGGGGAGTTGATTGTTGGGTTTGCGATTTTCACAGCCACTGGTACAAACAATTATGATGAGTTCATGGGATTGCTCCAAGGACTTTGGATAGCTCGGTTTCTTGGGTTACAACAGGTGGAAATTGAGATGGACTCCTTGTTAGTCTTTGATTGTTTAAGGAAGAAAATGTGTGATTTGTGGTActtggaggattattgggagGAAATGCTTAGTCTCTTAGATGGGCTCTGTTATCGTCTCAAACATATACTCAAGGAAGGGAATTTTCTACTAGATGGTTTTGCTCGAATTGGGGCTGCTGGTTAGGGCTGTGCAAAAAACGTTAGAACTCGGCCCGTCCGTGCGGCCCTACCTGACCCGACCAAAAAAGCAGGTTGAAGTAAGTTGCGGGTCGAACCCACTGAAATCGATATTATCAGAAATCTCAGACTAAACTTAAGTCATTTAACCATTTGAACCCCGTAGAACTCTCTAGAAACACTTTCTCACCCTTTCCTATCTGCCAAACAACCACCTATTCCCATGGCCTTACCTCAGATCTTCTCTTCTTTCAAGTACTCCGATAGCCTCACCGTCGTGGCCATTTCGTTCTACACTGCCATAGTCTGCGAGGCTATCTCCTGGCTCATCATCTATTGCATCAACTCCTACAAGTCGAGGTCCTTAATTGACAAGGCTACCAAGAAGCTGGAGACGATGAAAACTGAGAGTCTCAAGGAGTCGAGCCGCAACCTCTCCCTTTTCAAGTTCAAGTCTGGCGCCGTTGTCGCCCTTGTCCTCCTTCGTCTTCTTCGGTCCTAGGGTTTTCACCACCACGCAGCGCCAGCTTCGACCTCTTCCCCATGCCAGATCCCAAAACCATTTGATCTGGTTCACTACTACTCTTCCTTTAAATTCACATTATGATTGTTATGTTCTAGATCATACGGAGTAAGATTTTGATCAGATTATATATGGATAGtgagatttgtaatttttgccTAATTGTGCATTTATCCATGGATTCTCGAGAAAATGGGCTCTATTTGTATTGGATGATGCTAGGTTTTGATCGGATTGTATAGGGATAGTGGGATTTGTAAGGTGTTTTTTTGGATCCGTTTGTACACAATTTGGGTTCCCATTACCTGCTTCCAATCTCGGGTCGGGTCGGCCCATGTCGGTTTCGTTTGTTCTTGAGGCGGGTCGAGTCGGGCCCATATATGAGACGGGttggtcgggttgcagccctactGTTGGTGTATAGGACTTGGAGTGATAGTGTTAATCTCCCTCATGTTATTCAGGGCATTTCTCGTCTTTCATCAGAGCTTAGAGTTTTTTTCTAGTTAAGTTATCCGTAAATATTTTTGTCTTTGGTATTGGGGTGTCTTTTGGGAGGGTCATGGTTCTTTATTTGTTTCCCACGGCTTTTCCTCAGCCCtatgaagatgaataaatatgaaGGAGGCCTGACCtccattgttttaaaaaattaaaaaaaaaagagtctaaAACTTTCACAAATAGATTTATTCACTTATCATATATGCTTTCAATATTTTTGCTCTTCTACTCAATTTTAAAAACTATGGGTGCAAATAGCctaaactttcttttttatatgggCCGTTCAtacttcctttcctttccttctttttttggaACAAAGGATATGTGTAAACATATAAGAAAACCTTGATTTAAATCTATGGAGTGGATTAAataaaatggcaagggaaaaataaataagaagagTAAGGGATCATTACTTGAGAAAATCACAGTACTATTATGcatctagaagaaaataaatagagaagaACGATCcacgttgaaaaaaaaaatacacacatatatatatatatatatatggataatgCACCTTtgacttttttaaaacttttttgatGGAGATTGTAGAAATCTAAAGATAATGAAAGTGATGCCTCTGCTATTGGTATTGGTTTcattttagagataaatttgatGTTTTATACAGATTCAAAACCTCTCTAACCATAActctatattagattagttaaaataataatataatattatttttttagtaataatattatttatttttttttatattttataattacactaactatatgttaattaataatttaatttgatacttaaattattgtttcccaacttaaatatattgtggctcaaaattaggaaacagtaatataaataaataaaataatggttatagagtgtgaatagttagtcttcaaatttgaagatgaactTAAAtgtactgtagctcaaagttgaaaattttagtGTATGTTAAATCCAATGCAGTAATTTTAAacacaaattcatcaaattttgaagatgacacTCTTTTGATGAGtctaatgccaatgctcttaaaaaaatagtgtagtcatgttttatttataactatatatatatatatatatatatatatataagttgtacAATGGAAATAGAAATCTATGTAGATGCCATATTAAGATAACTATTGATTAATATCTTATTTGTTAGAAGAAGTCTCTTTATCACTTGGCTTTGTTGTATGTTTATCAGATGAGATTGATCTAAGCATGTTTTTATCTGCAACTCTAAGTAAAGATGTTTTGTATTTAATCACAATAGTAAAGATGTAGCCCATGAAAtctttctccctctttctcttctctcctcctcttctacattttctcattctctattttatgtaaatatgaatttatgttttgtaTTAATCACAATAGTAAAGATGTAGTGCCCCTCAAAATCTCCTCATTCTCTCCGCCTCTTCcccattttctcattttctattttatttgaatttctatcatttttggCTTCATTCAAAGtactccttttgtttttgtttttgttgggaaACTTGGCAAGTCATTCTCATAATGAAAACTCAATCCCTGATATCATAAAAATGTCAATTTGATCTTGAACAACCCGAAAACTGGATTCTAATCCTCACTCTCGACTCTTCGACTCCTCCAATCTGTCATCCATTTACCCTGAACTTCAACGGTCTAATCCTTATCTCTAGAGTCCTAGACTATTGGAAGGTGTAAAACCCCATGCATTGAGTATACGTATTTTTTGAAACAGGAAACTCTGCTAAGGGGGACACTTTCTGCATCCAGGTGTTACATGAGAATCTGGTGAGGAACGAATGCCTGAATTCATAACAGAAACGTAAACAGTAAGGAAATGTTTTTCAACCCTTCATGTATATCTTACAAGATGTCAGGCAAAAGCAGACTCTCTCTGCAATTGGATTAATAGCTCTTCATCAGCCTTCGATGAACTCTGACCCTCCTATTTATTCCCCATCTGAAGCAAGTTAAAACAAATACCTTTACCAAGTAAAGAAGCTAGAAAGTAATTATGAACTGATTTGTGTCAGAATTCACATCTGTACCAATGAGGTAACAATAAATCTCTGTATTATTGAGCACAACGACCCAGCATGTTGGCACTGTTAATAGAAGCTCATGTTTTCACACTTTACTCTGATCCTTACTTGGGAAAACTTCAGGTTTAACTATGGCTTCTCAAGGCAAGAGAGACGATCGAAGTCCGGGAGTTGCGGTGAAAGCTCCACATTTTTTCAAGATAATTCTTGCTGATTCTTTACGACATGGGAAGCTTGTCAGCATATTCATTTCTGTTCATCTGATTCAAGAATTTGACACTGCtgttttgtgaaaaataatcaaataaagaaCTGTTTCTTTTGGTTTTGCTGTAAGATACTGAACACACAGAGAGCAGAGCGAGTCTAAAGCCATTAGGTTCTTAAACTTCGAAAGTTTATAAACTGTCATAACAACTAGTACTGGCTGAACTTAGACTAAACTATTTCCTGTATACTACAAAATAAACAAGGAAAATCCTTTTATTTGCTTCATTTCAGTTTGTAACTTTAGAGTAGTTCAGTTTGTTGGCCTCTAAAGAAACAGAGTGTTTTCTATCAAGTGACAGTAAAAGTAAGAAAGTCTCAAGTGTCAACCcaaattttagggtttcaaatgCATGACAAGAACTGTGTGTCGTGTTTGATGTGTTctgctacatttttttttttttttttttttatatgtaaacttAAACATAGATTCTTTACAGATGATTCCGAGAAGGTTTGTAAGGAAACATGGAGAAGGGTTGTCAAACCTAGCATTTCTTAATCTTCCAAATGGTGCTGAATGGAAATTAGAATTGACGAGATGTGATGGTGAAATCTGGTTACAGAAGGGTTGGCAAGAGTTCATGGAGTACTACTCTGTGAAGCCGGGACACTTTCTAGTTTTCAGATATGAAGGAAATTCTCGCTTTCATATACTCATATTTGATATGAGTGCAACAGAAATAGATTATCCCACCCACAGCTCCCAAGTTAAGGGGGGAAATTTTGGTGAAAAACTCCAAGTTTCACCAAAGGAAGAAACTGAAAATGATAGTTCTGTGGAGATATTAGATAGCTTTAGAACATACAAAAGAAGGGAGAAGTTGCCATGCGATCCAAGGCCTCAAAAGATGAAGAGAACGAATCCAAGTGCAAAAACTGAGAAAATCTCCAATCTACCTAAATGGGTTCCTCATTCTACACCAAACCGCACTCAACCTAAAGAGGTAAAACCTAAGAAGCTAAAAGCACAAGGAAATCTGCATCCGACCAAGCAAGAGTTTGAAGGTCCGGAATCTTATATATTACAGTTAATTTGATTTCTCTGATCTTCGGGTTAAAGTTTTTAATTATGTCACCTTATCATTTGATTGTCAACAAAAGCTGTTGAAGGCATTTCTACCAACGAAGTTGGATGTCCAAAGTCGGAGGTTCTTACAAGGACTCGACCATTGACTTTGATTGAAAAAGCAAGAGCTCTTAAGAAAGCAAGTGGATTCAAACGCGAAAACCCATATTTTATGGTTGTCATGCAACCATCATATGTGCAATTTGGATGGTGTTTGGTAAGCTTTAAATTTGAAACCCACTTCATCATCACAAGTTCTAGCACCTTCAAATCTTTTCAGTTCTGTACTCAATTACGAGGATTTTATTAACCTTTctaagttttcttcttcttactcTCAGAATATACCATCAAAATTTGCAAAGACTTATTTGAATATGACTTTTGGTGATGTGGTCCTTCGGGTTTCGGATGGCAGAAACTGGTTTGTTAAGTACAGTGCAGGCAAATTTTTATGTTGGAAGGAATTCTCACTGGACAATAATCTGAAAGTAGGCGACGTTTGTGCGTTTGAACTGATTAAGGGCATTAAAGTTTCTTTCAAAGTTATAATTTTCCGTGCAAATGAAGAACAATGCCCTCTATTTCCAGGTAAGAACTTGTTTAGAGCACGATTATATCTGGAGAACATCAGATATGAAGGGAAACATGTTTTTCACCTACTTTCACACAAAGGTTAATTTGAAGGCAAAAGATCTTGAATATGTTTTGCATATGTTCTGTAGGCAGGTCAAACTATCAAGTTGATATCTGCTGATTCAAGTTTTTTCGTGTATGTTGATCTGGGACAGGGggactttatttttcttctaaaggaGAAGGTGGAAGCATGCCTAAATCTCCCATC
Above is a genomic segment from Juglans microcarpa x Juglans regia isolate MS1-56 chromosome 1D, Jm3101_v1.0, whole genome shotgun sequence containing:
- the LOC121235838 gene encoding calcium load-activated calcium channel homolog is translated as MALPQIFSSFKYSDSLTVVAISFYTAIVCEAISWLIIYCINSYKSRSLIDKATKKLETMKTESLKESSRNLSLFKFKSGAVVALVLLRLLRS
- the LOC121235873 gene encoding B3 domain-containing transcription factor VRN1-like is translated as MASQGKRDDRSPGVAVKAPHFFKIILADSLRHGKLMIPRRFVRKHGEGLSNLAFLNLPNGAEWKLELTRCDGEIWLQKGWQEFMEYYSVKPGHFLVFRYEGNSRFHILIFDMSATEIDYPTHSSQVKGGNFGEKLQVSPKEETENDSSVEILDSFRTYKRREKLPCDPRPQKMKRTNPSAKTEKISNLPKWVPHSTPNRTQPKEVKPKKLKAQGNLHPTKQEFEAVEGISTNEVGCPKSEVLTRTRPLTLIEKARALKKASGFKRENPYFMVVMQPSYVQFGWCLNIPSKFAKTYLNMTFGDVVLRVSDGRNWFVKYSAGKFLCWKEFSLDNNLKVGDVCAFELIKGIKVSFKVIIFRANEEQCPLFPGGLYFSSKGEGGSMPKSPIMCFQSHIFRNKKRTATEKARALESAIAFNSQNPFFMVSMGTLYAYGKCNLNIPRKFAEKYLSDQKPGNVILLVSGGKTWHVQYISRDLGSRRKTELSIGWRAFARDNKLEEGDVCVFELMKGIGITNSHQSHGKRSECTGISKQQILKLI